The following are encoded in a window of Sphingobium sp. AP49 genomic DNA:
- a CDS encoding putative quinol monooxygenase: MTHNRRDMLGLTAAALAATAIPAAAQEAKPRYGLIGQMLSTPGKRDELVGYLKDAIGAMPGCLSYIVALDSANPDALWITEVWDSRESHAASLKLPAVRAAIAKARPIIAGFPQHFETVPVAGI, encoded by the coding sequence ATGACCCATAACCGCAGAGACATGCTCGGCCTCACCGCCGCCGCGCTGGCCGCAACAGCCATCCCCGCCGCCGCGCAGGAGGCAAAACCGCGCTATGGCCTGATCGGCCAGATGCTCAGCACGCCGGGCAAGCGCGACGAACTGGTCGGATATCTCAAGGATGCGATCGGCGCGATGCCCGGCTGCCTCTCCTATATCGTGGCGCTCGACAGTGCCAATCCCGACGCGCTGTGGATCACCGAAGTCTGGGACAGCCGCGAAAGCCACGCCGCTTCGCTCAAGCTCCCCGCCGTCCGCGCCGCCATCGCCAAGGCCCGCCCGATCATCGCCGGCTTCCCCCAGCATTTTGAAACCGTGCCGGTGGCGGGAATCTGA
- the ligA gene encoding NAD-dependent DNA ligase LigA, with amino-acid sequence MTDPASLTEAEAANRLMRLAREVAKHNRLYHDQDAPEISDADYDALIRENNALEAAFPHLIRADSPNAQVGAAATSALKKVPHAVRMMSLDNGFADEDIAEFAARVRRFLALAEDAPVAMTAEPKIDGLSCSLRYEQGELVLAATRGDGTTGEDVTANVRTIADIPQRLTGEAIPDLFEVRGEVYMAKADFVALNQRLLDEAEDADKARQFANPRNAAAGSLRQKDASVTASRPLRFLAHGWGAHSALPADTQLGVMQAIAGWGLPVSDMLVCVDSIDAILAHYRAIERARADLPFDIDGVVYKVDRLDWQQRLGFVAKAPRWAIAHKFPAERAQTTLEAIDIQVGRTGKLTPVGRLTPVTVGGVVVSNVTLHNADEIARLGVRPGDRIVVQRAGDVIPQVVDNLTREEVREPFPFPTHCPVCGSEAVREEEEVDYRCTGGLICAAQRFERLRHFVSRAALDIEGLGEKTIEEFLDLGWIKEPADIFRLRTHAGELLGREGWKEKSVDNLLAAIEAKRAPDAAKLLFGLGIRHVGAVTARDLLKRYTTLPALRALADEIIALRDQDYETQAKKDKAIAEHIGVENVGAAVGHALADFFHEPHNVEAWDDLLSEVSPPDYVVETTASAVTGKIIVFTGKLETMSRDEAKAQAERLGAKAAGSVSAKTDLVVAGPGAGSKLKQATALGIEVISEEAWADIVRAAG; translated from the coding sequence ATGACCGATCCCGCCAGCCTTACCGAAGCCGAAGCCGCCAACCGCCTGATGCGCCTTGCCAGGGAGGTGGCGAAGCATAACCGCCTCTATCATGACCAGGACGCGCCGGAGATCAGCGACGCGGACTATGATGCGCTGATCCGCGAGAACAACGCGCTCGAAGCGGCTTTCCCGCATCTGATCCGCGCCGACTCGCCCAATGCGCAGGTCGGTGCTGCCGCCACCTCGGCGCTGAAGAAAGTGCCGCACGCTGTCCGCATGATGAGCCTCGACAATGGCTTTGCCGACGAAGATATCGCCGAGTTCGCCGCCCGCGTCCGCCGCTTCCTGGCGCTGGCCGAAGACGCGCCGGTGGCGATGACCGCCGAACCGAAGATCGATGGCCTGTCCTGTTCGCTGCGCTATGAGCAGGGCGAGCTGGTGCTGGCCGCGACCCGGGGCGACGGCACCACCGGCGAAGATGTGACCGCCAATGTCCGCACCATCGCCGACATCCCCCAGCGCCTGACCGGCGAAGCCATCCCCGACCTGTTCGAGGTCCGGGGCGAGGTCTATATGGCCAAGGCGGATTTCGTCGCGCTCAACCAGCGGCTGCTGGACGAGGCGGAGGATGCGGACAAGGCGCGCCAGTTCGCCAATCCGCGCAACGCCGCCGCCGGATCGCTGCGCCAGAAGGATGCCAGCGTCACCGCCAGCCGCCCGCTGCGTTTCCTCGCCCATGGCTGGGGTGCCCATAGCGCGCTGCCCGCCGACACCCAGTTGGGCGTGATGCAGGCGATTGCCGGCTGGGGCCTGCCGGTGTCCGACATGCTGGTCTGCGTTGATAGCATCGACGCCATTCTGGCCCATTATCGCGCGATCGAGCGCGCGCGCGCCGACCTGCCCTTCGACATTGACGGCGTGGTCTACAAGGTCGACCGGCTCGACTGGCAGCAGCGGCTCGGCTTCGTGGCCAAGGCGCCGCGTTGGGCGATCGCGCATAAATTCCCGGCCGAACGCGCCCAGACCACGCTGGAAGCGATCGACATCCAGGTCGGCCGCACCGGCAAGCTGACCCCGGTCGGGCGCCTGACCCCGGTGACGGTCGGCGGCGTCGTCGTCTCCAACGTCACGCTGCACAATGCCGACGAGATCGCGCGGCTGGGTGTGCGGCCGGGTGACCGCATCGTCGTCCAGCGTGCCGGCGACGTCATCCCGCAGGTGGTCGACAATCTGACCCGCGAGGAGGTGCGTGAACCCTTTCCCTTCCCCACTCACTGTCCGGTCTGCGGATCGGAAGCGGTGCGGGAAGAGGAGGAAGTCGATTATCGCTGCACCGGCGGCCTGATCTGCGCCGCCCAGCGGTTCGAGCGGCTGCGCCATTTCGTCAGCCGCGCCGCGCTCGATATCGAGGGGCTGGGCGAAAAGACGATCGAGGAATTTCTCGACCTTGGCTGGATCAAGGAGCCGGCCGACATCTTCCGCCTGCGCACCCATGCCGGCGAACTGCTGGGGCGCGAGGGCTGGAAGGAAAAGTCGGTCGACAATCTGCTCGCCGCGATCGAGGCGAAGCGCGCGCCCGACGCCGCCAAGCTGCTGTTCGGTCTCGGCATCCGCCATGTCGGCGCCGTCACCGCGCGCGATCTGCTCAAACGCTACACCACGCTTCCCGCGCTGCGCGCCCTCGCCGACGAGATCATCGCCCTGCGCGATCAGGATTATGAGACGCAGGCCAAGAAGGACAAGGCGATCGCCGAGCATATCGGGGTCGAGAATGTCGGCGCCGCCGTCGGCCATGCGCTCGCCGACTTCTTCCACGAACCCCATAATGTCGAGGCATGGGACGATCTGCTGAGCGAAGTGTCGCCGCCCGATTATGTGGTGGAAACCACCGCCAGCGCCGTCACCGGCAAGATCATCGTGTTCACCGGCAAGCTGGAAACCATGAGCCGCGACGAGGCCAAGGCGCAGGCCGAACGGTTGGGCGCCAAGGCGGCGGGATCGGTCAGCGCCAAGACCGACCTGGTCGTCGCCGGCCCCGGCGCAGGATCGAAGCTCAAACAGGCGACCGCGCTCGGCATCGAGGTGATTAGCGAGGAAGCCTGGGCTGACATTGTCAGGGCGGCAGGCTAA